One part of the Lemur catta isolate mLemCat1 chromosome 13, mLemCat1.pri, whole genome shotgun sequence genome encodes these proteins:
- the AMER2 gene encoding APC membrane recruitment protein 2 isoform X2 — MTVAWREPTADESCLSRSVSMATGRSRGGGGGEAVSERGGARASAGVCRRQEEARAGALAADMDLHCDCAAETPAAEQPSGKINKAAFKLFKKRKSGGTMPSIFGVKNKGDGKSSGPTGMVRSRTHDGLAEVLVLEGGRKEEPRGGGDGGGGRPIPGPPRAAGPGVGPLASSSVAKSHSFFSLLKKNGRAENGKGDPADASKAGGKQKRGLKGLFSSMRWHKKDKRGRDEEKRARAAGPGSLILPGSLTASLECVKEETPRAAREPERPGEDAPRGPAGCGDIIADQEEEAGPSCDKHAPGPGKPVLSKKNPSVVAYQGGGEEMASPDEVDDTYLQEFWDMLSQTEGQGQAPQEVAAKAAPALETKGLPETPKDVRCVEAAKDVSSVKRRRLNRIPIEPPPKEEPKHVEKEQQEGVPNSDEGYWDSTTPGPEEDSTGGGKKPSIPRDSYSGDALYDLYADPDGSPAVLPASEETPCLSRLKPVSPGTITCPLRTPGSLLKDSKIPISIKHLANLPSSHPVVHQQPARSEMPRTKIPVSKVLVRRVSSRGLAGTTIRAAACHDSAKKL; from the exons ATGACAGTGGCCTGGCGCGAGCCCACTGCTGACGAAAGCTGCTTATCCCGCTCGGTTTCCATGGCGACGGGCCggagccgcggcggcggcggcggcgaggctGTCAGCGAGCGCGGCGGAGCTCGCGCGTCCGCGGGGGtctgcaggaggcaggaggaggcccgGGCCGGGGCCCTCGCGGCAGACATGGACTTGCACTGTGACTGTGCCGCCGAGACGCCGGCCGCCGAGCAGCCGTCGGGGAAGATTAATAAAGCCGCTTTCAAATTATTCAAGAAGAGGAAATCGGgtggcaccatgcccagcattTTCGGGGTCAAAAACAAAGGGGATGGGAAAAGCTCAGGTCCGACGGGGATGGTGAGGAGCAGGACCCACGACGGCTTGGCCGAGGTGCTGGTGCTGGAGGGCGGCAGGAAGGAGGAGCCGCGCGGCGGGGGCGACGGCGGCGGGGGGCGGCCGATCCCCGGGCCCCCCCGGGCCGCGGGCCCCGGCGTGGGCCCCCTGGCCAGCAGCTCCGTGGCCAAGTCGCACAGCTTCTTCTCCCTTCTGAAGAAGAACGGGCGGGCGGAGAACGGCAAGGGAGACCCCGCGGACGCGAGCAAGGCCGGCGGCAAACAAAAGAGAGGGCTGAAGGGGCTCTTCAGCAGCATGCGCTGGCACAAGAAGGACAAGCGGGGCCGCGACGAGGAGAAGCGGGCGCGCGCGGCCGGCCCGGGCAGCCTCATCCTGCCCGGCTCGCTCACCGCCAGCCTGGAGTGCGTCAAGGAGGAAACGCCCCGAGCCGCGCGCGAGCCGGAGCGCCCCGGCGAGGACGCCCCGCGAGGCCCAGCAG GCTGTGGAGATATTATTGCAGaccaggaggaagaggcaggtcCCAGCTGTGACAAGCATGCCCCCGGGCCAGGCAAGCCAGTTCTCTCTAAAAAGAACCCCAGCGTGGTGGCCTACCAAGGAGGAGGCGAGGAGATGGCCAGCCCGGACGAGGTGGACGACACCTATCTCCAGGAGTTCTGGGACATGCTCTCCCAGACTGAGGGTCAAGGACAAGCGCCCCAGGAGGTAGCGGCCAAGGCAGCCCCTGCGCTGGAGACCAAGGGGCTGCCCGAGACCCCCAAAGACGTCAGGTGTGTGGAAGCGGCCAAGGACGTGTCCTCGGTCAAGCGCAGGAGGCTCAACCGGATTCCCATTGAGCCCCCTCCGAAGGAGGAGCCCAAGCACGTGGAGAAGGAGCAGCAGGAAGGCGTCCCCAACAGTGACGAGGGGTACTGGGATTCGACCACTCCAGGCCCAGAGGAAGACAGCACAGGTGGTGGTAAAAAGCCGAGCATCCCCCGGGACAGCTACAGCGGAGATGCGCTCTACGACCTCTACGCCGACCCGGACGGAAGCCCAGCAGTCCTTCCTGCCAGCGAGGAGACGCCCTGCCTGTCCCGGTTAAAGCCTGTGTCTCCAGGCACCATCACCTGTCCACTGCGAACACCAGGCAGTTTGCTGAAGGACTCTAAAATACCTATCAGCATCAAGCATCTCGCGAACCTTCCATCCAGCCACCCTGTTGTGCACCAGCAACCAGCCAGGAGTGAGATGCCCAGAACAAAAATCCCCGTTTCCAAAGTGCTGGTCCGCAGAGTGAGCAGCCGGGGCTTGGCTGGGACCACCATCAGGGCAGCAGCGTGCCACGACAGTGCCAAAAAGTTGTGA
- the AMER2 gene encoding APC membrane recruitment protein 2 isoform X1 gives MATGRSRGGGGGEAVSERGGARASAGVCRRQEEARAGALAADMDLHCDCAAETPAAEQPSGKINKAAFKLFKKRKSGGTMPSIFGVKNKGDGKSSGPTGMVRSRTHDGLAEVLVLEGGRKEEPRGGGDGGGGRPIPGPPRAAGPGVGPLASSSVAKSHSFFSLLKKNGRAENGKGDPADASKAGGKQKRGLKGLFSSMRWHKKDKRGRDEEKRARAAGPGSLILPGSLTASLECVKEETPRAAREPERPGEDAPRGPAGELGGGEEVPASAGRAPARSCREAGSPGDPGDKAAGAEDAAAAHPRAEKPRAPPEPGAGEARAAAEDASGTGDVPIKTVPLVDSERGSGRAPALPDPSSSVDPPSDPSADRICLMFSDVTSLKSFDSLTGCGDIIADQEEEAGPSCDKHAPGPGKPVLSKKNPSVVAYQGGGEEMASPDEVDDTYLQEFWDMLSQTEGQGQAPQEVAAKAAPALETKGLPETPKDVRCVEAAKDVSSVKRRRLNRIPIEPPPKEEPKHVEKEQQEGVPNSDEGYWDSTTPGPEEDSTGGGKKPSIPRDSYSGDALYDLYADPDGSPAVLPASEETPCLSRLKPVSPGTITCPLRTPGSLLKDSKIPISIKHLANLPSSHPVVHQQPARSEMPRTKIPVSKVLVRRVSSRGLAGTTIRAAACHDSAKKL, from the coding sequence ATGGCGACGGGCCggagccgcggcggcggcggcggcgaggctGTCAGCGAGCGCGGCGGAGCTCGCGCGTCCGCGGGGGtctgcaggaggcaggaggaggcccgGGCCGGGGCCCTCGCGGCAGACATGGACTTGCACTGTGACTGTGCCGCCGAGACGCCGGCCGCCGAGCAGCCGTCGGGGAAGATTAATAAAGCCGCTTTCAAATTATTCAAGAAGAGGAAATCGGgtggcaccatgcccagcattTTCGGGGTCAAAAACAAAGGGGATGGGAAAAGCTCAGGTCCGACGGGGATGGTGAGGAGCAGGACCCACGACGGCTTGGCCGAGGTGCTGGTGCTGGAGGGCGGCAGGAAGGAGGAGCCGCGCGGCGGGGGCGACGGCGGCGGGGGGCGGCCGATCCCCGGGCCCCCCCGGGCCGCGGGCCCCGGCGTGGGCCCCCTGGCCAGCAGCTCCGTGGCCAAGTCGCACAGCTTCTTCTCCCTTCTGAAGAAGAACGGGCGGGCGGAGAACGGCAAGGGAGACCCCGCGGACGCGAGCAAGGCCGGCGGCAAACAAAAGAGAGGGCTGAAGGGGCTCTTCAGCAGCATGCGCTGGCACAAGAAGGACAAGCGGGGCCGCGACGAGGAGAAGCGGGCGCGCGCGGCCGGCCCGGGCAGCCTCATCCTGCCCGGCTCGCTCACCGCCAGCCTGGAGTGCGTCAAGGAGGAAACGCCCCGAGCCGCGCGCGAGCCGGAGCGCCCCGGCGAGGACGCCCCGCGAGGCCCAGCAGGTGAGCTCggagggggagaggaggtgcCCGCCTCCGCCGGCCGCGCCCCAGCGCGGAGCTGCCGAGAGGCCGGGAGCCCCGGGGATCCCGGCGACAAAGCCGCCGGGGCCGAGGACGCCGCCGCGGCGCATCCGCGCGCCGAGAAGCCCCGCGCACCCCCCGAGCCGGGGGCCGGCGAGGCCCGCGCGGCCGCCGAGGACGCTTCCGGGACAGGTGACGTTCCGATAAAGACTGTCCCCCTTGTCGACTCCGAACGTGGCAGCGGCCGGGCGCCCGCCCTCCCTGACCCTTCTTCCTCTGTTGATCCGCCCTCAGACCCATCGGCAGATCgtatttgtttgatgttttctgaCGTGACTTCACTGAAAAGCTTTGACTCTCTTACAGGCTGTGGAGATATTATTGCAGaccaggaggaagaggcaggtcCCAGCTGTGACAAGCATGCCCCCGGGCCAGGCAAGCCAGTTCTCTCTAAAAAGAACCCCAGCGTGGTGGCCTACCAAGGAGGAGGCGAGGAGATGGCCAGCCCGGACGAGGTGGACGACACCTATCTCCAGGAGTTCTGGGACATGCTCTCCCAGACTGAGGGTCAAGGACAAGCGCCCCAGGAGGTAGCGGCCAAGGCAGCCCCTGCGCTGGAGACCAAGGGGCTGCCCGAGACCCCCAAAGACGTCAGGTGTGTGGAAGCGGCCAAGGACGTGTCCTCGGTCAAGCGCAGGAGGCTCAACCGGATTCCCATTGAGCCCCCTCCGAAGGAGGAGCCCAAGCACGTGGAGAAGGAGCAGCAGGAAGGCGTCCCCAACAGTGACGAGGGGTACTGGGATTCGACCACTCCAGGCCCAGAGGAAGACAGCACAGGTGGTGGTAAAAAGCCGAGCATCCCCCGGGACAGCTACAGCGGAGATGCGCTCTACGACCTCTACGCCGACCCGGACGGAAGCCCAGCAGTCCTTCCTGCCAGCGAGGAGACGCCCTGCCTGTCCCGGTTAAAGCCTGTGTCTCCAGGCACCATCACCTGTCCACTGCGAACACCAGGCAGTTTGCTGAAGGACTCTAAAATACCTATCAGCATCAAGCATCTCGCGAACCTTCCATCCAGCCACCCTGTTGTGCACCAGCAACCAGCCAGGAGTGAGATGCCCAGAACAAAAATCCCCGTTTCCAAAGTGCTGGTCCGCAGAGTGAGCAGCCGGGGCTTGGCTGGGACCACCATCAGGGCAGCAGCGTGCCACGACAGTGCCAAAAAGTTGTGA